In Thioclava sp. GXIMD2076, one DNA window encodes the following:
- the purQ gene encoding phosphoribosylformylglycinamidine synthase subunit PurQ gives MKAAVITFPGSNCDRDLIVGFEKAGAEVIRVWHKETELPAGVDVVGVPGGFSYGDYLRCGAIAAQSPIGRALVEYAGKGGYVIGICNGFQVLTEMRLLPGALMRNGGLKYISKPVPLVVSTQESAFTAGYSKGQEILIPIAHHDGNYQIDAEGLKALQGEDRVAFRYGANPNGSVDDIAGVLSENRRVLGMMPHPERAVDANHGGTDGAALFRSLLDGLVTA, from the coding sequence ATGAAGGCAGCCGTCATCACCTTTCCCGGGTCGAATTGCGACCGTGATCTGATCGTCGGTTTCGAGAAAGCCGGTGCCGAGGTCATTCGTGTCTGGCACAAAGAAACCGAATTGCCGGCAGGGGTGGACGTCGTGGGCGTCCCCGGCGGGTTCTCCTATGGCGATTATCTGCGCTGTGGCGCGATCGCCGCTCAATCGCCGATCGGGCGTGCGCTGGTGGAGTATGCGGGCAAGGGCGGCTATGTCATCGGCATCTGCAACGGTTTCCAGGTCTTGACCGAGATGCGCCTTCTGCCGGGTGCTTTGATGCGCAATGGCGGGCTGAAATACATCTCGAAGCCGGTGCCGCTGGTGGTCTCCACCCAGGAGAGCGCCTTTACGGCGGGCTATTCCAAAGGTCAGGAGATCCTGATTCCGATCGCCCACCATGACGGCAATTACCAGATCGACGCCGAAGGGCTGAAGGCGCTGCAGGGCGAGGACCGTGTGGCCTTCCGCTATGGCGCCAACCCCAATGGTTCGGTTGATGATATTGCCGGTGTGCTGTCCGAAAACCGCCGCGTGCTGGGCATGATGCCCCACCCCGAGCGGGCGGTGGATGCCAATCATGGTGGCACCGACGGGGCGGCGCTTTTCCGCTCCCTGCTGGACGGTCTCGTCACCGCGTGA
- the tatA gene encoding twin-arginine translocase TatA/TatE family subunit gives MLNNIGLPGLLLIAVVVLVLFGRGKISSLMGEVGKGITAFKKGVKDSSNEIEDASNEPSKTDARDVTPEDKKDKV, from the coding sequence ATGCTGAACAATATCGGCCTTCCGGGCCTTCTTCTGATCGCTGTTGTGGTTCTCGTCCTGTTCGGACGCGGCAAGATCTCGTCGCTGATGGGCGAAGTCGGCAAGGGGATCACGGCCTTCAAGAAAGGCGTGAAGGACAGCTCGAACGAGATCGAGGATGCCAGCAACGAGCCCTCGAAAACTGACGCTCGTGACGTGACCCCCGAGGACAAGAAAGACAAGGTCTGA
- a CDS encoding TIGR02281 family clan AA aspartic protease yields MTGDDIGQFVYLILLLTVVGGYVMFDFRRNLSRRLQQLAVWALLLLGLLAAMGLWSDIRKTVLPAQEIVGENRIEVPKSADGHFYLVAKINGTPVRFVVDTGATNIVLSLADARKVGIDPDRLAFIGRASTANGVIRTASVRLDSIEVGPIHDTDVPASINGGEMDGSLLGMTYLSKFARIEFNRDKLILER; encoded by the coding sequence ATGACAGGCGACGATATCGGTCAATTTGTCTATCTGATCCTTCTGCTGACGGTGGTTGGCGGCTATGTCATGTTCGATTTCCGCCGCAACCTCTCGCGCAGGCTCCAGCAACTGGCGGTCTGGGCCCTGCTCCTGCTGGGGCTTCTTGCCGCGATGGGACTGTGGAGCGACATCCGCAAAACGGTACTTCCCGCACAGGAGATCGTGGGCGAGAACCGGATCGAGGTCCCCAAATCCGCTGACGGCCATTTCTACCTCGTCGCCAAAATCAACGGCACGCCGGTGCGCTTCGTCGTGGATACGGGGGCCACCAATATCGTGCTGTCGCTCGCGGATGCCCGCAAGGTCGGCATCGACCCCGACCGGCTTGCCTTCATCGGCCGTGCCAGCACTGCCAATGGAGTGATTCGAACCGCTTCCGTCCGGCTCGACAGCATCGAAGTGGGGCCGATCCATGACACCGACGTCCCAGCCAGCATTAATGGGGGCGAAATGGACGGATCATTGCTCGGAATGACCTATTTGAGCAAATTCGCGCGCATCGAGTTCAATCGTGATAAGCTTATCCTTGAGCGCTAA
- a CDS encoding metalloregulator ArsR/SmtB family transcription factor — protein sequence MVPASDVAQNDEVTTLSPEEMTHRAREAACLLKALSHEGRLMILCHLTAGERSVSDLEVLLNARQAAVSQQLARLRQDGLVSTRRDGKTVYYSIRDERVKRLLTTMYELFCV from the coding sequence ATGGTTCCGGCCTCGGATGTGGCGCAAAATGATGAAGTGACAACACTGTCGCCCGAGGAGATGACCCATCGCGCGCGCGAGGCTGCATGTCTTCTCAAGGCGCTGTCCCATGAGGGGCGCCTGATGATCCTGTGCCACCTGACCGCAGGCGAACGCTCGGTCAGCGACTTGGAGGTGCTATTGAATGCCCGTCAGGCCGCCGTTAGCCAGCAACTGGCGCGTCTGCGTCAGGACGGGCTGGTCTCGACCCGCCGCGATGGCAAGACCGTCTATTATTCGATCCGCGACGAACGGGTAAAACGTCTTCTGACCACCATGTACGAGTTGTTCTGCGTCTGA
- the purS gene encoding phosphoribosylformylglycinamidine synthase subunit PurS, translating into MKARVHVMLKDGVLDPQGEAVRHALGALGFAGVEGVRQGKVIELDLNAADKAAAEAEVQAMCEKLLANTVIEQYTVEIV; encoded by the coding sequence ATGAAAGCCCGCGTTCACGTGATGCTCAAGGATGGGGTTCTGGACCCGCAAGGTGAAGCTGTTCGCCACGCGCTTGGCGCGCTCGGTTTTGCGGGCGTCGAAGGCGTCCGTCAGGGCAAGGTGATCGAGCTTGATCTGAACGCCGCCGACAAGGCCGCTGCCGAAGCCGAAGTGCAGGCCATGTGCGAGAAGCTTCTGGCCAATACCGTGATCGAGCAATACACGGTCGAAATCGTCTGA
- a CDS encoding phosphatidylglycerol lysyltransferase domain-containing protein, which yields MRHYGKVTGDDAARAKAWPERPATTAREAVLPAQSPPKAEIIAETARLLDYEGAEHLADDPQQIAPRTQSLAWGKAIRRQIAAIVMLACFAWILRDRVTGLDYAAILASLGQVSAWQWLGAALATLASFAALANYDALIHKIMDTGQNEGQSKRAGWVSIAISQTVGFGLISGALVRWRMLPGFSMIEASKLTAMVAATFLAGWAVVTAMVVIVTPVQLPGLPIFALQGFALLGLLLGGAVAALALWNPVVKIGKWQPRLPSLPVMGRILWLTIADTAFAALALWVLMPPDTVHPLIALYPAFLLALGAGFISGTPGGVGPFEVTLLMLLPGAEQAPLLAAIVAWRAVYYGAPAALALAVLALGAPVRHIPPRGRLVPAAPEYTPRIAELARLSPHAEFGILRQGEHFVLLGENMRSGWMVGQTQQALVGMRDPVGETDLREMLRALRIEARAQGRLACLYKVHARTALEARRLGWSVVPVAQECWLRPDRFTLDAPAMSGLRRKLRKAAKAGLTCEHCMTQMPMAQMSEVATEWTTARGGERGFSMGRFTPDYVSEHEVVLAWFDGRLVGFASFHANDHEWALDLMRTSDDAPDGTMHQLIVTAIAAAREMGCPRLSLAALPPRPDQIEGPAAMIWRRAERGHGAAGLRQFKMGFAPHLTTLYVAAPSASALALACADIARIIRKPPALRPARDPDGSGVWTHEITDRGGEH from the coding sequence ATGCGGCATTACGGCAAGGTTACCGGAGACGATGCAGCCCGAGCAAAGGCCTGGCCGGAGCGGCCCGCGACCACGGCGCGCGAGGCGGTTCTGCCTGCACAGAGCCCCCCGAAAGCCGAGATCATAGCCGAAACGGCGCGCCTTCTGGATTACGAAGGGGCGGAGCACCTTGCCGATGACCCGCAACAGATCGCGCCCAGAACCCAGTCGTTGGCATGGGGCAAGGCGATCCGGCGCCAGATTGCGGCTATCGTCATGCTGGCCTGCTTTGCGTGGATCCTGCGCGACCGTGTCACGGGGCTCGATTATGCCGCGATTCTCGCCTCTCTCGGGCAGGTTTCGGCATGGCAATGGCTGGGCGCCGCACTGGCGACGCTGGCCTCGTTCGCCGCCCTGGCCAATTACGATGCCCTGATCCACAAGATCATGGATACGGGGCAGAACGAGGGCCAGAGCAAACGCGCAGGCTGGGTGTCCATCGCCATCTCGCAGACCGTAGGCTTCGGCCTGATTTCGGGCGCGCTCGTGCGCTGGCGCATGTTACCCGGTTTCTCGATGATCGAGGCCTCCAAACTGACCGCCATGGTGGCCGCTACCTTTCTGGCGGGGTGGGCCGTCGTCACGGCGATGGTGGTGATCGTCACCCCCGTGCAGCTGCCGGGCCTGCCGATCTTCGCACTTCAGGGTTTCGCCCTTTTGGGACTTCTCTTGGGCGGCGCGGTCGCGGCCCTCGCTCTATGGAATCCGGTGGTCAAAATCGGCAAATGGCAGCCACGCCTGCCGAGCTTGCCGGTCATGGGACGCATCCTGTGGCTTACCATCGCCGATACCGCCTTCGCTGCGCTGGCGCTTTGGGTGCTGATGCCTCCCGATACCGTCCACCCGCTGATCGCGCTCTATCCGGCCTTCCTGCTGGCGCTGGGTGCAGGGTTCATTTCCGGCACACCGGGCGGCGTCGGGCCGTTCGAGGTCACGCTGCTCATGCTTCTGCCGGGCGCCGAACAGGCTCCGCTTCTGGCCGCGATCGTTGCATGGCGGGCCGTCTATTACGGCGCGCCTGCCGCGCTGGCGCTGGCGGTACTGGCACTGGGGGCGCCTGTGCGGCACATTCCGCCGCGTGGCCGTCTCGTGCCTGCCGCGCCTGAATATACTCCCCGAATCGCGGAGCTCGCCCGCCTGAGCCCCCATGCCGAATTCGGTATCTTGCGCCAGGGTGAGCATTTCGTGCTACTGGGCGAGAATATGCGCTCGGGCTGGATGGTCGGACAGACGCAGCAGGCGCTTGTGGGAATGCGCGACCCGGTGGGAGAGACGGACCTGCGCGAGATGCTTCGCGCGCTGCGGATCGAGGCACGCGCGCAGGGCCGTCTGGCCTGCCTCTACAAGGTCCATGCACGCACCGCACTCGAGGCGCGCAGGCTTGGCTGGTCGGTGGTGCCGGTGGCACAGGAATGCTGGCTCCGGCCCGACCGGTTCACGCTTGACGCCCCCGCCATGTCGGGACTGCGGCGCAAGCTGCGCAAGGCAGCCAAGGCGGGCCTTACCTGCGAGCATTGCATGACTCAGATGCCGATGGCGCAGATGTCCGAGGTCGCCACCGAATGGACCACCGCACGCGGCGGCGAGAGAGGCTTTTCCATGGGCCGTTTCACCCCCGATTATGTCAGCGAACACGAGGTTGTTCTGGCATGGTTCGATGGACGGCTCGTAGGATTTGCCAGTTTCCATGCCAATGATCATGAATGGGCGCTGGATCTGATGCGCACCAGTGATGACGCCCCCGACGGCACGATGCACCAGCTCATCGTCACCGCCATCGCGGCCGCCCGTGAGATGGGTTGTCCACGGCTCTCGCTTGCGGCTCTTCCTCCCCGTCCCGACCAGATCGAGGGACCCGCCGCCATGATCTGGCGGCGCGCCGAGAGGGGTCATGGCGCGGCGGGGCTACGCCAGTTCAAGATGGGTTTTGCTCCGCATCTCACCACGCTCTATGTCGCAGCCCCCTCGGCTTCGGCACTTGCGCTGGCCTGTGCGGATATCGCCCGTATCATCCGCAAACCGCCCGCCCTCCGACCGGCGCGCGATCCGGATGGATCGGGCGTCTGGACACATGAGATCACCGATCGCGGCGGAGAACATTAG
- a CDS encoding MarC family protein translates to MPATDYLTAFVTLFVVIDPIGLAPVFIALTSGVPAAKRRSIGFRAVTIGAGLLTLFGLFGRNILDGIGISMPAFRIAGGVLLFLTALDMLFERRTKRREGQGEEHVQDPDHDDPSVFPLATPLIAGPGAMASMILLMGQGDGSTLHILAILGVMLAVLACVMALFAIAAPVERLLGRTGVMVVTRLLGMLLAALAIQFILDGLHRAGVTGVL, encoded by the coding sequence ATGCCAGCCACCGACTATCTTACCGCTTTCGTGACGCTTTTCGTCGTGATCGACCCGATCGGTCTGGCGCCCGTCTTCATCGCATTGACCAGCGGCGTGCCCGCGGCCAAGCGCCGGAGCATCGGGTTTCGGGCCGTAACCATCGGCGCGGGGTTGCTGACCCTATTCGGCCTGTTCGGACGGAATATTCTCGATGGAATCGGCATTTCCATGCCCGCTTTTCGCATTGCGGGCGGTGTCTTGCTGTTCCTGACCGCGCTCGACATGCTGTTTGAACGCCGCACCAAACGCCGCGAGGGACAGGGCGAGGAGCATGTGCAGGACCCCGATCATGATGACCCCTCGGTCTTCCCGCTTGCCACACCGCTAATCGCCGGACCCGGCGCTATGGCGTCGATGATCCTGCTGATGGGGCAAGGCGATGGTAGCACGTTGCACATCCTCGCCATTCTGGGCGTGATGCTGGCCGTGCTGGCCTGTGTAATGGCGCTTTTCGCCATCGCCGCGCCGGTGGAGCGGCTTCTTGGCCGGACGGGCGTGATGGTGGTCACGCGGCTTCTGGGCATGCTGCTTGCCGCGCTTGCCATCCAGTTCATCCTCGACGGCCTGCACCGTGCAGGCGTCACCGGCGTGCTCTAG
- the tatB gene encoding Sec-independent protein translocase protein TatB, with protein MFDIGWSELLVIGVVALIVVGPKDLPVMFRTLGRLTGKAKAMAREFSRAMEDAADQAGIAETTKELKGMTSKKALGLDALERATDKFEKWQPSMPKKAEKVEKTSAPVAQPDPNLESPDPASTASDVAPHEIEDEPDLPVTVSEAEAPEPVTRAASADEKRKETP; from the coding sequence ATGTTTGATATCGGTTGGAGCGAACTTCTGGTCATCGGCGTGGTCGCATTGATCGTCGTCGGGCCGAAGGATTTGCCTGTAATGTTTCGGACCCTTGGCCGTTTGACGGGTAAGGCCAAAGCCATGGCGCGCGAATTTTCGCGGGCGATGGAGGATGCGGCCGATCAGGCCGGCATCGCCGAGACAACAAAAGAGCTCAAGGGGATGACCTCGAAAAAGGCGCTTGGCCTTGATGCTCTGGAACGTGCCACGGACAAGTTCGAAAAGTGGCAGCCTTCGATGCCCAAAAAGGCCGAGAAGGTCGAAAAGACCAGCGCCCCTGTTGCCCAGCCCGATCCCAATCTCGAGAGCCCCGATCCCGCAAGCACGGCAAGTGATGTCGCGCCCCACGAGATCGAGGACGAGCCGGATCTGCCGGTCACCGTCTCCGAGGCCGAGGCTCCGGAGCCCGTCACCAGGGCGGCAAGCGCTGACGAGAAAAGAAAAGAGACGCCATGA
- a CDS encoding ATP-binding protein, with protein MSPAPMPAPDFTAATAFAWRTAPDRLDPVAQVNGVAFELLQGIERSRDTLLANTLQFARGGAANNALLWGARGMGKSSLVKAAHAQAVAQGLPLKLVELSRDDLPSVGRLLAHLRAAPDVRFILFCDDLSFDHDDRHYKSLKAILDGGIEGRPANVILYATSNRRHLMPRDMIENERSTAINPGEAVEEKVSLSDRFGLWLGFHPCSQDDYLKMIRAYCDTYGIEISDEMLRAEAIEWQATRGSRSGRVAWQFVTDLAGRQGLAI; from the coding sequence ATGTCGCCCGCGCCGATGCCCGCGCCCGATTTTACCGCGGCCACCGCTTTTGCATGGCGCACGGCGCCGGACCGGCTGGATCCGGTGGCCCAGGTGAATGGCGTGGCCTTCGAGCTGTTGCAGGGGATCGAACGCTCGCGCGACACGCTTCTGGCCAATACGCTGCAATTTGCCCGCGGTGGGGCCGCCAATAACGCGCTGCTCTGGGGCGCGCGGGGGATGGGGAAATCCTCGCTCGTGAAGGCGGCGCATGCGCAGGCTGTGGCGCAGGGACTGCCGCTGAAGCTGGTGGAACTGTCGCGCGATGATCTGCCATCGGTCGGGCGGCTGCTGGCGCATCTCCGCGCGGCGCCGGATGTCCGCTTCATCCTGTTCTGCGATGATCTGTCCTTCGATCACGATGACCGCCATTACAAATCGCTGAAAGCCATTCTCGATGGCGGGATCGAAGGGCGGCCTGCCAATGTCATCCTCTACGCCACATCGAACCGTCGCCATCTGATGCCGCGCGATATGATCGAGAACGAGCGCTCGACAGCGATCAATCCGGGTGAGGCGGTGGAGGAAAAGGTTTCGCTTTCTGACCGGTTCGGCCTCTGGCTGGGCTTCCATCCCTGTTCGCAGGATGATTATCTCAAGATGATCCGTGCTTATTGCGATACCTACGGGATCGAGATTTCCGACGAGATGCTCCGTGCCGAAGCGATCGAATGGCAGGCCACGCGCGGGTCGCGCTCGGGGCGCGTGGCATGGCAGTTCGTCACCGATCTTGCCGGTCGTCAGGGTCTAGCGATCTGA
- the tatC gene encoding twin-arginine translocase subunit TatC encodes MSAEDDIEDSAAPLIEHLAELRTRILYSLAAFIVAMVACYTVWNPIFNFLTHPICGALADRGQECGLYLIKLQEGFFVAVTISFMGGFALSFPVIAYQMWRFVAPGLYKTEKNAFLPFLIASPVMFFLGAAFAYYVILPLAFQFFLGFQQGNFTPEGKAANDMAAIGFQGSVQEYLSLTVKFVMAFGICFQLPVLLSLMGKAGLVSAAGLASVRKYAVVAILIVAAIATPPDVISQVILFVVVYGLYEVSIFLVRRIERNREARMRADGTWVDEDEEDDGDDETRSS; translated from the coding sequence ATGAGCGCCGAGGATGATATTGAAGATAGCGCCGCGCCGCTGATCGAGCATCTTGCCGAGCTGCGCACCCGTATCCTGTATTCACTGGCCGCTTTCATCGTTGCGATGGTGGCCTGCTACACGGTCTGGAACCCGATTTTCAACTTCCTGACCCACCCGATCTGCGGCGCGCTTGCCGATCGCGGGCAGGAATGCGGGCTGTATCTCATCAAGCTGCAGGAAGGTTTCTTTGTTGCGGTGACGATCTCCTTCATGGGCGGTTTCGCACTGTCTTTCCCGGTGATCGCCTATCAGATGTGGCGGTTTGTTGCGCCTGGCCTCTACAAGACCGAAAAGAACGCCTTTTTGCCCTTCCTGATCGCTTCGCCGGTGATGTTCTTCCTCGGTGCGGCCTTTGCCTATTACGTCATTCTTCCGCTGGCCTTCCAGTTCTTCCTGGGGTTCCAGCAGGGCAACTTCACGCCGGAGGGCAAGGCGGCCAATGACATGGCGGCTATCGGTTTCCAGGGTTCGGTGCAGGAATATCTCTCGCTGACCGTGAAATTCGTCATGGCCTTCGGAATCTGTTTCCAGCTGCCTGTGCTTTTGTCGCTGATGGGAAAGGCGGGGCTGGTTTCGGCTGCAGGGCTTGCCAGTGTGCGCAAATATGCGGTGGTCGCGATCCTGATCGTTGCTGCCATTGCCACACCGCCGGATGTGATCTCGCAGGTGATCCTTTTCGTGGTAGTCTATGGGCTCTATGAGGTGTCGATCTTCCTAGTGCGGCGGATCGAACGGAACCGCGAAGCGCGGATGCGGGCCGATGGCACATGGGTCGATGAAGACGAGGAAGACGATGGGGACGACGAGACCAGATCGTCCTGA
- a CDS encoding ATP-binding protein, whose translation MASTLTLETRPAPRDRTRRGRILVRLAVLGILCLAAGAMWFTNAWLTQRFTETTRVRTELRLALYSGNLISELQRMSIVPLLLARDPALTRSLSSGDFSETSAALISARDDVSAASVRLLDLSGRVVAATNRNLIGTSYASAPFFVEAQRSRDTVFTTDSMESTGTEFNYSRLLTANGTPLGVIVVEADLAKFERAWAGISDAVAVTNNDNKIILTTEPRWRGLTMAEALEARDAPTAIQRALQATADFANEPPDAYLGGAGVMQTDTRIPFRGWKMIAFTSYDSVRERVNAVLALEIMGFAIFLALAFYWLSRRARMQSLALRQESKELRALNARLTREIAEREKAQKELAVAEQTLAQSSKLAALGEMSASVSHELNQPLAAMKTYLAGARLLLQRKRGEEAMTSFQRIDDLIDRMGAITRQLKSYARKGGTAFEPVDLRDAVSSALSMMEPQLKSRTVQITRTLPRNAVMVTADRIRLEQVIINLLRNALDATKSTPEPQIEILLSDGAQAVLTVRDNGPGIADLEKLFEPFWTTKKPGEGTGLGLAISSSIASDLGGRLTARNAEAGGAVFELRLPLLSDETITDEERA comes from the coding sequence ATGGCGAGCACCTTGACCCTCGAGACAAGACCTGCGCCCCGCGATCGGACACGACGCGGGCGTATTCTTGTGCGCTTGGCAGTTCTGGGCATTCTGTGCCTTGCTGCCGGGGCCATGTGGTTCACCAATGCGTGGCTTACCCAGCGTTTTACCGAGACGACCCGCGTGCGCACAGAGCTGCGCCTGGCGCTCTATTCAGGGAACCTGATCTCGGAATTGCAGCGTATGTCGATCGTGCCGCTGCTGCTGGCGCGCGATCCGGCGCTGACGCGCTCGCTCTCGAGCGGCGATTTCTCGGAGACCTCGGCGGCCCTGATCTCCGCTCGCGATGACGTCTCGGCCGCCTCGGTGCGGCTTCTGGATCTGTCGGGGCGGGTGGTCGCGGCCACCAACCGCAACCTGATCGGCACGAGCTATGCCTCGGCGCCCTTCTTCGTGGAGGCGCAACGCTCGCGCGATACGGTCTTCACCACCGATTCCATGGAGAGCACCGGCACCGAGTTCAACTATTCGCGGCTCCTTACTGCCAATGGCACCCCCTTGGGCGTGATCGTGGTCGAGGCTGATCTCGCGAAATTCGAGCGGGCCTGGGCCGGGATTTCGGATGCGGTGGCCGTCACCAATAATGATAACAAGATTATCCTGACGACCGAACCCCGTTGGCGCGGATTGACGATGGCCGAGGCGCTGGAGGCGCGGGATGCGCCCACCGCCATCCAGCGCGCGCTGCAGGCCACCGCCGATTTTGCCAATGAACCGCCAGATGCCTATCTGGGCGGTGCGGGGGTGATGCAGACCGATACCCGCATCCCGTTCCGCGGCTGGAAGATGATCGCTTTCACCTCTTATGATTCGGTCCGCGAGCGGGTGAATGCTGTGCTGGCGCTCGAGATCATGGGCTTTGCCATTTTCCTCGCGCTGGCTTTTTACTGGCTCTCGCGCAGGGCGCGGATGCAGTCTCTGGCGCTGCGACAGGAATCGAAGGAACTGCGCGCGCTCAATGCTCGCCTGACCCGCGAGATCGCCGAACGCGAGAAGGCGCAGAAGGAACTCGCCGTGGCCGAGCAGACGCTGGCACAGAGTTCCAAACTGGCGGCTCTGGGCGAGATGTCGGCCTCGGTCAGTCACGAGTTGAACCAGCCGCTGGCCGCGATGAAGACCTATCTGGCGGGCGCGCGGCTCCTGCTGCAGCGCAAGCGTGGCGAGGAGGCGATGACCAGCTTCCAGCGGATCGACGATCTGATCGACCGGATGGGCGCGATCACCCGCCAGCTGAAATCCTATGCCCGCAAGGGCGGGACGGCCTTCGAGCCGGTGGATCTGCGCGACGCGGTCTCGTCGGCGCTTTCGATGATGGAGCCGCAGCTGAAATCGCGCACGGTGCAGATTACGCGCACGTTACCGCGCAATGCAGTCATGGTCACCGCCGACCGGATCCGGCTGGAGCAGGTGATCATCAACCTCCTGCGCAACGCATTGGATGCCACGAAGTCAACTCCCGAACCGCAGATCGAGATCCTGCTCTCCGACGGGGCGCAGGCGGTTCTCACGGTGCGTGATAACGGGCCGGGGATCGCGGATCTCGAGAAACTCTTCGAGCCTTTCTGGACGACGAAGAAGCCCGGAGAGGGAACCGGATTGGGGCTGGCGATTTCGTCTTCGATCGCCAGCGACCTTGGCGGCCGTCTAACGGCTCGGAATGCCGAAGCGGGGGGCGCCGTATTCGAATTGCGCCTGCCTTTGCTTTCGGATGAAACAATAACAGATGAAGAGCGTGCTTGA
- the purC gene encoding phosphoribosylaminoimidazolesuccinocarboxamide synthase — MAPRRKKIYEGKAKILFEGPEPGTLVQYFKDDATAFNAQKKDVIDGKGVLNNRLSEFFMNGLTNVGIPNHFIRRLNMREQLIRQVEVVPLEVIVRNFAAGSIAKRLGLEEGTPLPRPIVEYSYKNDALGDPLVPEEYIVAFGWASQQDLDDIVALALRVNDFLSGIFFGVGIKLVDFKIEIGRIWEGDFMRLIVADEISPDSCRLWDVKTGQKLDKDVFRRDLGSLTDAYSEVAKRLGVLPEQGNGAAPTLIN, encoded by the coding sequence ATGGCACCCCGGCGCAAGAAGATTTACGAAGGTAAAGCGAAGATCCTGTTCGAAGGCCCGGAGCCGGGTACCTTGGTGCAGTATTTCAAGGACGATGCCACGGCATTCAACGCGCAGAAGAAGGACGTGATCGACGGTAAGGGCGTGCTCAACAACCGCCTGTCCGAATTCTTCATGAACGGTCTGACCAATGTCGGTATCCCGAACCACTTCATTCGCCGTCTGAACATGCGCGAGCAGCTGATCCGTCAGGTCGAGGTTGTGCCGCTTGAAGTCATCGTGCGCAACTTCGCCGCAGGCTCCATCGCGAAGCGTCTGGGTCTGGAAGAGGGCACGCCGCTGCCGCGTCCGATCGTGGAATACAGCTACAAGAACGACGCGCTCGGCGATCCGCTGGTTCCGGAAGAATACATCGTGGCCTTCGGCTGGGCGAGTCAGCAGGATCTCGACGACATCGTGGCGCTGGCGCTGCGCGTGAACGACTTCCTGTCGGGCATTTTCTTTGGCGTGGGCATCAAGCTGGTCGACTTCAAGATCGAGATCGGCCGCATCTGGGAAGGCGATTTCATGCGCCTTATCGTGGCTGACGAGATCAGCCCCGACAGCTGCCGCCTTTGGGATGTGAAAACCGGCCAGAAGCTCGACAAGGACGTGTTCCGCCGCGATCTGGGCAGCCTGACAGACGCCTATAGCGAAGTGGCCAAACGTCTTGGCGTGCTGCCCGAGCAGGGCAATGGCGCAGCGCCGACGCTGATCAATTGA